The Stomoxys calcitrans chromosome 3, idStoCalc2.1, whole genome shotgun sequence genome includes a region encoding these proteins:
- the LOC106084897 gene encoding transmembrane inner ear expressed protein isoform X2, which produces MSDDGEGDFMNIDPETAWLESTTIGGFRVWHIIAICLGILMSIIIMVCCCIRFRIPRTKQEIEADYQRKQITKKFREKLQQIKNSEMDDMDLQKAIEYILSNYLIKQCNSEENLDKDPNKFKTNHISVIDNEKV; this is translated from the exons ATGAGTGACGATGGTGAAGGTGATTTCATGAATATAGATCCCGAGACGGCCTGGTTGGAAAGCACAACCATTGGGGGATTTCGTGTGTGGCACATTATAGCCATATGCCTGGGAATACTGATGAGCATAA TAATAATGGTTTGTTGTTGCATACGTTTTCGCATACCGCGAACGAAACAGGAAATCGAGGCGGACTATCAACGGAAACAGATAACGAAGAAATTTCGcgaaaaattacaacaaatcaAAAATTCCGAAATGGACGATATGGATTTGCAAAAAG CCATTGAGTATATACTCTCCAATTATCTCATAAAGCAATGCAACAGTGAGGAGAACCTCGATAAGGAtccaaataaatttaaaactaatcACATAAGTGTAATTGACaatgaaaaagtttaa
- the LOC106084897 gene encoding uncharacterized protein LOC106084897 isoform X1, translated as MSDDGEGDFMNIDPETAWLESTTIGGFRVWHIIAICLGILMSIIIMVCCCIRFRIPRTKQEIEADYQRKQITKKFREKLQQIKNSEMDDMDLQKDISYTYRTKYNEKTLYPCVHLAWQSTLYYKSINSGYETLSHHKEIVFHQYFLKEIALEAGHLVYPTPIQRPQHVTREPPVAIHSNPSRSCNIKPYYINDYHYHSMCNQHAAKDRDVNYGCNL; from the exons ATGAGTGACGATGGTGAAGGTGATTTCATGAATATAGATCCCGAGACGGCCTGGTTGGAAAGCACAACCATTGGGGGATTTCGTGTGTGGCACATTATAGCCATATGCCTGGGAATACTGATGAGCATAA TAATAATGGTTTGTTGTTGCATACGTTTTCGCATACCGCGAACGAAACAGGAAATCGAGGCGGACTATCAACGGAAACAGATAACGAAGAAATTTCGcgaaaaattacaacaaatcaAAAATTCCGAAATGGACGATATGGATTTGCAAAAAG ACATAAGCTACACTTATCGCACTAAATATAATGAAAAAACCTTATATCCGTGTGTCCATCTGGCCTGGCAATCTACGCTCTACTATAAATCAATCAACTCTGGATATGAAACTTTGTCACATCACAAAGAAATAGTTTTCCAtcaatatttcttaaaagaaaTTGCTCTGGAAGCTGGTCATTTAGTTTATCCCACTCCAATACAAAGGCCACAACATGTAACCAGAGAACCACCAGTAGCCATACACAGCAACCCTAGCAGAAGTTGCAATATTAAGCCATACTACATAAATGATTATCACTACCACTCCATGTGCAATCAGCATGCAGCCAAGGATAGAGATGTTAACTACGGTTGTAATTTGTAG
- the LOC106084902 gene encoding actin-related protein 2/3 complex subunit 2 — MILLEINNRIVEETLLVKFRNALAGLKPESIDIKIADFDGVLFHISNINGDKTKVRTSISLKFYQQLQEHGADELLKREYGSLLTETEDGYNVSVLINLEDIPSDWEDIAKKIGLLKRNCFASVFEKYFDFQEQGEEGQKRAVINYRNDETLYVEAKPDRVTVVFSTIFRDEDDVVIGKVFMQELREGRRASHTAPQVLFSHREPPLELANTEAKVGDNIGYVTFVLFPRHTNKETRDNTINLIHMFRDYLHYHIKCSKAYIHSRMRAKTSDFLKVLNRARPEAKTLEKKTITGRTFIRKE; from the exons tCTAAAACCCGAATCAATAGACATAAAAATAGCAGACTTTGATGGTGTGTTATTTCACATATCCAACATAAATGGCGATAAGACTAAAGTGCGA ACTagcatttctttaaaattttatcaacaatTGCAAGAACATGGTGCCGACGAATTGCTCAAGCGTGAATATGGCAGTTTGTTAACTGAAACGGAAGATG GCTACAATGTATCCGTACTTATTAATTTAGAAGATATACCCTCAGATTGGGAAGACATTGCCAAAAAGATTGGCTTGCTGAAACGTAATTGCTTTGCGTCCGTCTTTGAGAAATACTTTGATTTTCAGGAACAAGGAGAAGAGGGACAAAAACGTGCTGTTATCAATTATAGAAATGACGAGACTCT TTATGTTGAGGCCAAACCGGATCGTGTTACTGTtgtttttagtaccatattccgCGATGAAGATGATGTTGTTATAGGTAAAGTTTTTATGCAGGAATTACGTGAAGGTCGCCGGGCATCGCATACTGCACCACAAGTGCTCTTTTCGCATCGTGAACCACCATTAGAATTGGCCAATACGGAGGCTAAAGTTGGCGATAATATTGGTTACGTTACATTTG TGCTCTTTCCACGTCATACTAATAAGGAAACTAGAGATAATACCATAAATTTAATACACATGTTCCGAGATTATTTACATTACCACATTAAG TGTTCAAAGGCTTACATCCACTCAAGAATGCGCGCAAAAACTTCTGATTTCTTGAAAGTTCTGAATCGTGCAAGGCCTGAAGCTAAAACTTTGGAGAAAAAGACCATAAC ggGGAGAACATTTATACGCAAAGAATGA